From Gimesia panareensis, the proteins below share one genomic window:
- the alaS gene encoding alanine--tRNA ligase produces MKTDELRESYLSFFEEKGCVRRPSDVLVPREDPTVLFTPAGMNQFKDQFLGVGKLDFTRATTCQMCLRTGDIQNVGVTAYHHTFFEMLGNFSFGDYFKREAIHWAWEYLTDKKYLGLDPNLLSVTVYLEDDEAYNIWHDEIKLPASRISRENEHENFWPAGAPSDGPDGVCGPCSEIFYHPNGGKDNVEIWNLVFTQFNRVGNPPDNLKPLPKKNIDTGMGLERTASVLQGVQSNFEIDTLKKLCLAAGDVVGTSYGFDKPTGRPLRRISDHVRAITFSIHEGVNPDKEKESYVVRQLLRRALLEGYLLGKQEPFLYQLVPAVVDIMQTPYPDIAKTVEHVQSTIKDEEEQFLGVIEKGLSRFESIMKQAESQGKSEISGEDAFELHQTDGFLIELTEALAAKNNISVNRTEFNNLMLKHQKDSGSGAFLDSVMSEGPLTALHKTTSDTDFKGYETTTCESKVVGIIAEDRLVESVVEKGHAHPVVVVMDQTPFYAEAGGQVGDTGFFTGAGVKFEVINTQKKSGLTLHIGHLLEGKLEQGQTLTATVTEPRRSGIQRAHSATHLLHHALHTVLGDSAMQRGSKVEQDMLRFDFSHSKALSPEEISRIEDIINQRISEGASVTTELMKLQDARNLGAMALFGEKYPDYVRVVQMGDFSTELCGGTHLSNTGQVGLCKIVNEEPVAKGVRRIHALTGPKALEKTRNTEKLLQEIASQLKAPRIDELPQRVASLQDEIREMKKQLLKFSSKSLAGTADELLDEAPVVNDVKIVAYHAQDVSRDQLRELADHLRKKGKQVALILGTVIDGKVALMAAVNQDLVKQGLKAGDCVKAAAKVVGGGGGGRPDMAEAGGKDPEQLDAALQAGADYFRSQLEG; encoded by the coding sequence ATGAAAACAGACGAACTTCGCGAGAGTTATCTTTCCTTCTTTGAAGAAAAAGGCTGCGTCAGAAGACCATCCGACGTCCTGGTTCCCCGGGAAGACCCTACCGTTCTGTTCACACCCGCCGGGATGAACCAGTTCAAAGATCAGTTTCTGGGCGTAGGCAAGCTGGATTTCACGCGGGCCACCACTTGTCAGATGTGTCTGCGAACCGGTGATATTCAGAACGTCGGCGTCACTGCTTACCACCACACTTTCTTCGAAATGCTGGGGAACTTCTCCTTCGGCGATTATTTCAAACGCGAAGCCATCCACTGGGCCTGGGAATATCTCACCGATAAAAAGTACCTGGGACTCGACCCCAATCTGCTTTCCGTCACCGTCTACCTGGAGGACGACGAAGCTTACAACATCTGGCACGATGAAATCAAACTCCCCGCCAGCCGCATCAGCCGTGAAAACGAACACGAAAACTTCTGGCCCGCCGGTGCTCCCTCAGATGGTCCCGATGGTGTCTGCGGACCCTGTAGCGAAATTTTCTACCACCCCAACGGCGGCAAAGACAACGTCGAAATCTGGAACCTGGTCTTCACTCAGTTCAACCGCGTCGGCAATCCCCCGGACAACCTGAAGCCTCTGCCCAAAAAGAACATCGATACCGGCATGGGGCTGGAGCGAACCGCTTCGGTATTGCAGGGGGTTCAAAGTAATTTTGAAATCGACACCCTCAAAAAACTCTGTCTGGCAGCCGGCGATGTCGTTGGCACCAGTTACGGATTCGATAAACCGACGGGCCGTCCTCTCCGCCGTATTTCCGACCATGTCCGGGCCATCACCTTCAGCATCCACGAAGGCGTGAATCCCGATAAGGAAAAAGAAAGCTACGTCGTCCGGCAGTTGCTCCGCCGCGCTCTGCTGGAAGGCTACCTGCTTGGGAAACAGGAACCGTTCCTGTATCAGCTGGTGCCGGCTGTTGTTGACATCATGCAGACTCCCTATCCCGATATCGCCAAGACGGTCGAACACGTCCAGAGTACGATCAAGGATGAGGAAGAGCAGTTCCTGGGAGTCATCGAAAAAGGCTTGAGCCGCTTCGAAAGCATCATGAAGCAGGCCGAATCGCAAGGCAAATCGGAAATCTCCGGCGAAGATGCCTTTGAACTGCACCAGACAGACGGCTTCCTGATTGAACTGACGGAAGCCCTGGCTGCCAAAAACAACATCAGTGTTAACCGCACAGAATTTAACAACCTGATGTTGAAGCACCAGAAAGACAGTGGCAGCGGCGCCTTCCTCGATTCGGTGATGTCAGAAGGCCCCCTGACGGCCCTGCACAAAACCACCAGCGACACGGATTTCAAAGGCTACGAAACCACCACTTGTGAAAGCAAAGTCGTGGGGATTATTGCCGAAGACCGCCTGGTCGAATCGGTCGTGGAAAAAGGACACGCACACCCCGTCGTCGTTGTCATGGATCAGACCCCCTTCTACGCCGAAGCTGGTGGCCAGGTCGGCGACACCGGTTTCTTCACCGGCGCAGGGGTGAAGTTTGAAGTCATCAACACACAGAAGAAAAGCGGACTGACTCTGCACATCGGCCATCTGCTGGAAGGCAAACTCGAACAGGGGCAGACACTCACAGCCACGGTTACCGAACCGCGTCGTTCCGGTATTCAGCGTGCTCACTCTGCCACACACCTGCTGCACCACGCCCTGCACACCGTGCTGGGTGACAGCGCCATGCAGCGTGGTTCGAAAGTCGAGCAGGATATGCTCCGTTTCGACTTCTCGCACAGCAAGGCACTGAGTCCTGAAGAAATCAGTCGCATTGAAGACATCATCAATCAACGCATCTCCGAAGGCGCCTCGGTAACCACCGAACTGATGAAGCTGCAGGACGCCCGTAACCTCGGCGCCATGGCCCTGTTCGGCGAAAAGTATCCCGATTACGTTCGCGTCGTTCAGATGGGCGATTTCAGCACCGAACTTTGCGGGGGTACTCACCTTTCCAATACGGGACAGGTCGGTCTCTGCAAGATCGTCAATGAAGAACCGGTTGCCAAAGGGGTCCGCCGCATCCATGCTCTGACCGGCCCCAAGGCCCTGGAGAAGACACGCAACACCGAAAAGCTGTTGCAGGAAATCGCCAGCCAGCTCAAGGCACCGCGTATCGATGAACTCCCCCAGCGGGTCGCCAGCCTGCAGGATGAAATCCGGGAAATGAAAAAGCAGCTCCTAAAGTTCTCCAGCAAATCGCTGGCTGGAACCGCAGATGAACTGCTAGACGAAGCTCCTGTCGTCAACGATGTCAAAATCGTGGCCTACCACGCCCAGGATGTGTCGCGCGATCAACTGCGGGAACTCGCCGACCATCTGCGCAAGAAAGGCAAGCAGGTCGCCCTGATTCTGGGGACCGTGATCGACGGCAAAGTCGCTCTGATGGCCGCCGTCAACCAGGACCTGGTCAAGCAGGGACTCAAAGCCGGTGACTGTGTGAAAGCAGCCGCCAAAGTAGTCGGCGGAGGCGGCGGAGGCCGCCCCGATATGGCTGAAGCCGGTGGTAAGGATCCGGAACAGCTCGACGCCGCCCTGCAAGCCGGTGCAGATTACTTCCGCAGCCAGCTGGAAGGTTAA
- a CDS encoding trypsin-like peptidase domain-containing protein → MSAALKNLTPYRRTLICLCAISVFWLSGLSGNLLHAQTPDARAVAFAVQQQLVKAIEKSEHSVVAISKIKTRKQQFQSRIPAPFGLDPNQDMNLSHNPQDLNFMPTEFGSGVIIPDPTPQNRVLVLTNYHLTQGGPVAGEKRIPENRIYVHTENRQGFYAAIIAADPRSDLAVLIPLGRLDGDYLRSLKPIQYGNAESVRKGQFVIALGNPYAIARDGSPSASWGIVSNFQRYPVPIFKNFLNQELAKKETIHHFGTLLQVDTHLDLGSSGGALLDLDGKLIGVTTSLAALEGYEKSAGYAIPLDPETRRIIQSLASGLEAEYGFLGITPNTVDRSEANRNVASIVNLKEPAYVQAGSVKQHSPAQQAGLLPSDLILSINGKELRNELDLMREVGKAGAGSEAKLQILRGKNPRELTLTVKLGKWPVADDEGIVQTRYRHPLWRGLRVDYPTARAKYTFSPFTYPPAVVVTHVAPDSPAQQAGLTEGTFIRLINDQPVQTPDAFYQEAQRASTSPVTLQLLDDRKIILPTSKQ, encoded by the coding sequence ATGTCTGCTGCCCTGAAAAATCTGACTCCCTACCGTCGTACACTGATCTGTCTCTGCGCGATCAGCGTGTTCTGGCTGAGCGGACTGTCCGGCAATCTGCTACACGCACAAACGCCCGACGCCCGCGCCGTCGCGTTTGCCGTCCAGCAGCAACTGGTAAAAGCAATCGAGAAATCAGAACATTCCGTGGTGGCGATCTCAAAAATCAAAACCCGTAAACAGCAGTTTCAGTCTCGGATTCCGGCCCCGTTTGGTCTCGATCCCAATCAGGATATGAACCTCTCGCATAACCCCCAGGATCTGAACTTCATGCCTACCGAATTCGGCTCCGGTGTCATCATCCCCGATCCTACACCGCAGAACCGGGTACTGGTGCTGACCAATTACCACCTGACACAGGGGGGCCCTGTCGCCGGTGAGAAGCGTATCCCCGAAAATCGCATTTACGTCCACACTGAGAATCGACAGGGTTTTTATGCTGCAATTATCGCTGCCGATCCGAGAAGTGACCTGGCAGTACTCATTCCCCTGGGACGCCTCGACGGCGATTACCTGCGCTCGCTGAAACCTATTCAGTACGGGAATGCAGAATCGGTCCGTAAGGGGCAGTTTGTGATCGCCCTCGGTAACCCCTACGCCATCGCCCGCGATGGTTCGCCCAGTGCCAGTTGGGGGATTGTGAGCAATTTTCAGCGCTACCCGGTCCCCATTTTCAAAAACTTCCTGAACCAGGAACTGGCCAAAAAAGAGACCATTCATCACTTCGGCACGCTGTTACAGGTCGATACTCACCTCGACCTGGGATCCAGCGGAGGAGCTCTGCTCGATCTGGATGGCAAGCTGATCGGAGTCACCACATCGCTGGCAGCTTTGGAAGGCTATGAAAAGTCGGCAGGTTACGCGATCCCGCTGGATCCTGAGACCAGGCGGATCATCCAGAGCCTGGCCTCGGGACTGGAAGCCGAATACGGCTTTCTGGGAATCACCCCCAACACCGTTGATCGCAGTGAAGCGAACCGGAATGTTGCCAGCATTGTCAATCTCAAGGAGCCGGCCTACGTACAGGCAGGCAGTGTCAAGCAGCACTCCCCTGCACAGCAGGCGGGGCTGCTGCCGAGTGACCTGATTCTCTCGATCAACGGGAAAGAATTACGCAACGAACTCGACCTGATGCGGGAAGTGGGTAAAGCGGGTGCAGGCAGTGAGGCAAAGCTGCAAATCTTGAGAGGAAAAAATCCGCGTGAGTTGACTCTGACAGTGAAACTGGGAAAATGGCCCGTGGCGGATGATGAAGGGATTGTACAAACCCGCTATCGGCATCCTCTCTGGCGCGGTTTGAGAGTCGATTATCCCACTGCCCGTGCAAAATATACGTTCAGTCCGTTCACTTACCCGCCCGCTGTGGTTGTGACTCATGTCGCTCCTGACAGTCCCGCCCAACAGGCCGGGCTGACAGAAGGAACGTTTATCCGATTGATCAACGATCAGCCGGTGCAGACTCCTGACGCGTTCTATCAGGAAGCACAACGGGCCAGCACTTCACCGGTAACATTACAACTTCTGGATGACCGTAAGATCATTCTTCCAACCAGTAAGCAATAA
- the recA gene encoding recombinase RecA has product MAAKARSKRAATPPAPSSNGTNDSEGMLKNALGQIEQAFGKGSIMKLTGENARAVPSIASGALSLDLALGGHGFPRGRIIELYGPESSGKTTLALHVIANAQKEGGIAAFIDAEHALDPVWAKKLGVNISELLVSQPTYGEEGLQIAEMLIKSNSVDVIVVDSVAALVPKAELDGEIGDSHVGLQARMMSQAMRKLTGAISKSKTTVIFINQIREKIGVMFGSPETTPGGRALKFYSSVRVDVRRIATLKDGDTVTGIRMKAKIVKNKIAPPFRIAEFDMLSTGGINFELDLLDLAVENKIVKKSGSWFSYGETRLGQGRDRSKTVLEENPELCQEIKQKVLEAQGLVPVTEEEPEAVEA; this is encoded by the coding sequence ATGGCCGCAAAAGCAAGATCAAAACGAGCCGCCACTCCCCCCGCTCCCAGCAGTAACGGAACCAACGATTCCGAAGGGATGCTCAAGAACGCCCTGGGACAAATCGAACAGGCGTTTGGTAAAGGCTCCATCATGAAACTGACCGGGGAAAACGCTCGCGCAGTCCCCTCGATTGCCAGTGGTGCCCTCTCTCTCGACCTCGCCCTGGGAGGCCATGGATTTCCCCGTGGTCGTATCATTGAACTGTACGGGCCGGAATCGAGTGGTAAAACCACACTCGCTCTGCATGTGATTGCCAACGCCCAGAAAGAGGGCGGCATCGCCGCGTTCATCGACGCCGAGCATGCCCTCGATCCCGTCTGGGCGAAAAAACTCGGCGTCAACATCTCCGAGCTGCTGGTCAGCCAGCCGACTTACGGCGAAGAAGGCCTGCAGATCGCAGAAATGCTGATCAAATCCAACTCGGTCGATGTCATCGTCGTCGACTCCGTCGCCGCTCTGGTCCCCAAGGCGGAACTGGACGGGGAAATCGGTGATTCCCACGTCGGTCTGCAGGCACGTATGATGAGCCAGGCCATGCGGAAACTGACTGGTGCCATCTCCAAATCCAAAACCACGGTCATTTTCATTAACCAGATCCGTGAGAAGATTGGCGTCATGTTCGGCAGCCCCGAAACAACTCCCGGTGGTCGTGCACTGAAATTCTACAGTTCTGTTCGCGTCGATGTTCGCCGCATCGCAACGCTCAAGGACGGGGACACCGTGACTGGCATTCGCATGAAAGCCAAGATCGTCAAAAACAAGATCGCCCCTCCGTTCCGCATTGCAGAATTTGATATGCTCTCCACCGGCGGCATCAATTTCGAACTGGACCTGCTCGATCTGGCCGTGGAAAACAAGATCGTCAAAAAGAGTGGCAGCTGGTTCAGTTATGGGGAAACCCGACTGGGACAGGGCCGGGACCGTTCCAAAACGGTTCTGGAAGAAAACCCGGAGCTCTGTCAGGAAATCAAGCAGAAAGTCCTTGAAGCCCAAGGTCTGGTTCCTGTTACTGAAGAAGAACCGGAAGCCGTCGAAGCCTGA
- the cyaB gene encoding class IV adenylate cyclase — MLEIEQKFQISDKSQLLAQLEQIGATQGSPLDQEDFYFAHPSRNFVETDEALRIRRIGTENHITYKGPKRATVSKIRKEIELAFEAGPAALSQLKEMLELLGFQPVRNVKKQRTPYSFQHNQRHFEITIDEVEGLGTFAEVETLAEEAELEQAEAAVIQLAGQLGLSSSIRTSYLGMLMQQEESHGAD; from the coding sequence ATGCTGGAAATCGAACAGAAGTTTCAAATCTCTGATAAATCACAGCTGCTGGCGCAGTTGGAACAGATTGGTGCCACGCAGGGCTCTCCCCTGGACCAGGAAGATTTTTACTTCGCCCACCCCAGCCGCAATTTTGTCGAGACCGACGAAGCACTCCGCATCCGCCGGATCGGCACCGAGAACCACATCACCTATAAAGGTCCCAAGCGAGCCACCGTCAGTAAAATCCGCAAAGAGATTGAACTGGCATTCGAAGCGGGTCCAGCTGCGCTGTCTCAGTTGAAAGAGATGCTGGAACTCCTCGGGTTCCAGCCCGTGCGGAACGTGAAAAAACAGCGGACTCCCTACTCGTTTCAACACAACCAGCGACACTTCGAAATCACGATCGATGAAGTCGAAGGGCTCGGCACCTTTGCAGAAGTGGAAACCCTGGCGGAAGAAGCGGAACTCGAACAGGCCGAAGCCGCTGTCATCCAGTTGGCAGGTCAACTGGGACTCTCCTCCTCCATTCGTACCTCGTATCTGGGTATGCTGATGCAACAGGAAGAGAGTCACGGAGCCGACTGA
- a CDS encoding multiheme c-type cytochrome, whose protein sequence is MPYLPKSCSLCLSALMLALLVGCESNTPQPVTKEHAPEPVPQSQAESQPDQVSDTTAETPTSDKQTTAPPQQKMTPVAAGQTPAKSENAPPKSAGTHPPKPLFEGWPAPKLAIVLTGERHGYLEPCGCTQNQTGGVSLLANLFKQIEDRKWPVTAFDLGGLVKRNRRQSQIKYETILAAMKDMKYGGLALGPEELRFGADIFLQLHNPEPPEPNTTPTFLAANILILETPELGKKKFKIVEVAGVKIAVTSILGKTRKGQFPDITWQEPAKVLPEVIKEMQAAKPDLMLLLSQSSKDESKTLARQFPQFDILLTAGGVEDPLGEPEFIGKTMMVDVGHKGKSAGVVGYYPEEGAKGDPKKRFRFTVIELDKERFKDTPKMAEHMQFYQDRLKQEDLAAKELPIDHPRGATFVGAEKCGECHTKAYEKWLTTAHAHAYESLINGRKDQIERGEKIVSRIYDPECLSCHVTGWHPQEVIRYKSGFVNKQQSPHLLGQQCENCHGPGSGHIELVDMDKIEEAKKVMRVTLAEAKKTTCYKCHDLDNSPNFNFDTYWEKIKHPWRD, encoded by the coding sequence ATGCCTTATCTGCCCAAATCGTGTTCCCTCTGCCTGTCAGCCCTCATGCTGGCCCTGCTGGTGGGATGCGAAAGTAATACACCACAGCCTGTCACCAAAGAACACGCTCCCGAACCGGTCCCCCAGAGTCAGGCGGAAAGTCAGCCTGATCAGGTATCAGATACGACCGCTGAAACACCCACCAGCGACAAGCAGACGACGGCCCCCCCACAACAGAAAATGACTCCGGTTGCGGCAGGTCAGACACCTGCCAAATCTGAAAACGCACCTCCCAAGTCCGCGGGTACGCATCCTCCCAAACCGTTATTCGAAGGCTGGCCTGCTCCCAAACTGGCCATCGTTCTGACCGGCGAACGGCACGGCTACCTGGAACCCTGTGGCTGCACACAGAATCAGACCGGCGGTGTCTCGCTGCTCGCCAATCTCTTCAAACAGATTGAAGATCGTAAGTGGCCCGTGACTGCCTTTGATCTCGGGGGGCTCGTCAAACGTAACCGTCGCCAGAGCCAGATCAAATACGAAACGATCCTGGCCGCCATGAAAGACATGAAGTATGGTGGACTGGCCCTGGGACCGGAAGAACTCCGCTTTGGTGCAGACATCTTCCTGCAACTGCACAATCCGGAACCACCGGAACCCAATACCACACCCACATTCCTGGCTGCGAACATCCTGATCCTGGAGACCCCCGAACTGGGAAAAAAGAAGTTCAAAATCGTAGAAGTCGCAGGAGTGAAGATCGCCGTCACTTCCATTCTGGGAAAAACCCGCAAGGGGCAATTTCCGGACATTACCTGGCAGGAACCAGCGAAAGTATTGCCCGAAGTGATTAAGGAGATGCAGGCCGCCAAACCGGACCTGATGCTGCTGCTCTCACAGTCCAGTAAGGATGAATCCAAAACCCTCGCCAGACAGTTTCCCCAGTTCGATATTCTGCTCACTGCCGGCGGTGTCGAAGACCCGCTGGGCGAGCCCGAATTCATCGGCAAAACGATGATGGTCGATGTCGGACACAAAGGCAAAAGTGCCGGCGTGGTCGGCTATTATCCCGAAGAGGGCGCTAAGGGAGATCCCAAAAAACGTTTCCGCTTCACCGTCATCGAACTGGATAAGGAGCGTTTTAAAGACACTCCGAAGATGGCCGAGCACATGCAGTTCTACCAGGATCGTCTCAAGCAGGAAGATCTCGCTGCGAAGGAACTACCCATCGATCATCCGCGCGGCGCCACCTTCGTGGGGGCGGAAAAATGTGGTGAATGTCACACCAAAGCCTACGAAAAGTGGCTGACCACTGCCCACGCCCATGCCTACGAAAGCCTGATCAACGGCCGCAAAGACCAGATTGAACGGGGCGAGAAAATCGTTTCCCGCATCTACGATCCGGAATGTCTCTCCTGCCACGTCACCGGCTGGCATCCCCAGGAAGTCATCCGCTACAAGAGCGGCTTCGTCAACAAACAGCAATCTCCACATCTGCTGGGACAGCAGTGCGAAAACTGTCATGGCCCTGGTAGCGGACACATTGAACTCGTTGACATGGACAAAATCGAAGAGGCCAAAAAGGTCATGCGGGTAACGCTCGCAGAAGCCAAAAAAACAACCTGCTACAAGTGCCATGATCTGGATAACAGTCCCAACTTTAATTTTGATACCTACTGGGAAAAGATCAAACATCCCTGGCGGGACTAA
- a CDS encoding DUF1573 domain-containing protein: MNFRTVTTVVVLFIALAGTVWLGRTNSQLETAAPVKPAEEPEDDRPKIAPHGPYPKAVVDQPLFFFGSMAVGQSMSHKFIIKNEGEVPLEVKKGKTTCKCTLSEMQDNLIPPGESVEVELTWTPKAAQERFGQTATVYTNDPEMKDIKLQIEGTANSLISFTGDYQGSANWSLPVMTSTKPVNFTGKIHTKYLDEFKILGIKTDHPGLSATFKPLTKQELKEVDAKTGYAIEVTASPDEFPLGGFTERLLLKTDIPNEPQHDHDHPEGSDHDHKHEAEPGTRDFIIQVSGNHTGPIRIVPTFGIRWDPARMHLNLGEFPAAKGKEAILSMFVEGLEGPLEILDQKIDPGFLKFEIKKDDAFESTNKQRYILKFIVPAGEPAVSYGLGNLAKVKLRTNHPQAKNIEFKVQFISL, from the coding sequence ATGAATTTCCGAACTGTTACGACTGTTGTTGTTCTGTTTATTGCCCTTGCTGGAACGGTCTGGCTGGGACGCACGAATAGTCAACTTGAAACTGCTGCTCCCGTGAAACCAGCAGAAGAACCCGAAGATGACCGCCCGAAAATCGCCCCGCACGGCCCCTATCCCAAAGCGGTTGTCGATCAGCCACTCTTTTTCTTTGGCAGTATGGCAGTGGGGCAGTCCATGTCCCATAAATTCATTATTAAAAACGAGGGAGAAGTTCCGCTGGAGGTCAAGAAAGGCAAAACGACCTGCAAATGTACGCTCAGTGAAATGCAGGACAACCTGATCCCTCCCGGTGAATCGGTCGAGGTTGAACTTACCTGGACTCCGAAAGCCGCTCAGGAACGATTCGGCCAGACCGCCACCGTTTACACGAATGACCCCGAAATGAAGGATATCAAACTGCAGATTGAAGGGACCGCGAACAGCCTGATTTCCTTTACCGGCGATTACCAGGGTTCGGCCAACTGGTCACTACCAGTCATGACCAGCACCAAGCCGGTTAATTTCACTGGTAAAATCCATACGAAGTATCTCGATGAATTTAAAATCCTGGGAATCAAAACGGACCATCCCGGTCTCTCGGCTACTTTCAAACCTCTCACCAAACAGGAACTGAAAGAAGTCGACGCCAAAACCGGCTATGCGATCGAAGTCACCGCCAGTCCCGACGAATTCCCGTTGGGTGGTTTCACGGAGCGCCTGCTGCTCAAAACAGATATCCCCAACGAACCGCAGCATGATCACGATCATCCTGAAGGCTCAGATCATGACCATAAACATGAGGCTGAACCGGGAACCAGAGACTTTATTATCCAGGTTTCAGGCAATCATACCGGCCCGATCCGCATCGTGCCCACTTTTGGTATCCGCTGGGACCCCGCCCGCATGCATTTGAATCTGGGCGAATTTCCCGCCGCCAAAGGGAAAGAAGCCATCCTGTCCATGTTCGTCGAAGGGCTTGAGGGGCCACTGGAAATCCTCGATCAGAAAATCGACCCCGGCTTCCTCAAGTTTGAAATCAAGAAAGACGACGCTTTCGAGTCCACGAACAAACAGCGCTACATTCTCAAATTCATCGTTCCCGCTGGGGAACCTGCTGTCTCTTATGGCCTGGGGAACCTGGCCAAAGTGAAATTACGTACTAACCACCCTCAGGCGAAAAATATCGAATTCAAGGTTCAGTTCATTTCACTGTAA